The genomic region GCGCAATTATCGCAGAGCCGACCGTCAGGACTGCGACTGCAATAAAGACTGGATCAGCCATGGGTTGCGCCCCTGTCAGTTATCTTGAGTTCTATCGTACCATCGTATTGTGGCTTGACCTCTAGCTGAGCAGGAGTGTAAATGAGGTGCTCCTTTGTAAAGGAAGACAGCTCGTAATCGTTTGTCATGAACAGGGCGTAAAACGGGCACGAGTCAACGCAAAAGCCACAAAACACGCACTTGCCGTAGTCAATCTGGGGCATGATGCCTTTCTTGTTCTGGTCCCATGATTCGTCGACCTTGACCATGCTGATGGCTTCCGCGATTCCCTCGCAAGCTATGGAGCACAGCTGGCAGCCCGTGCACTTGTCGTGGAAGAGAATGTGCCTTCCCCTGTAACCGGCTATTCCGACGCCACGCTTTGGC from Nitrososphaera sp. harbors:
- a CDS encoding NADH-quinone oxidoreductase subunit I: MTNSATGIIKAIESGSKHLFIKRFTFRYPQEKLKFVGDGYQFEPKRGVGIAGYRGRHILFHDKCTGCQLCSIACEGIAEAISMVKVDESWDQNKKGIMPQIDYGKCVFCGFCVDSCPFYALFMTNDYELSSFTKEHLIYTPAQLEVKPQYDGTIELKITDRGATHG